One region of Chryseobacterium sp. SORGH_AS_0447 genomic DNA includes:
- the pheS gene encoding phenylalanine--tRNA ligase subunit alpha, protein MIEKIEELLVEVNSFHATSKEEIENFRIKYNGKKGILNDFFEKFKEVPNDQKKDFGQKINTLKQAVNVKLEDLKNASASSIIVEKEDLTRPAFPLDLGSRHPINLVKNRIIEIFKSIGFAVADGPEIEDDWHNFTALNLPEYHPARDMQDTFFIEQNPDILLRTHTSSVQIRYMEQNQPPIRILSPGRVFRNEAVSSRSHCIFHQIEGLYIDENVSFADLKQTIQFFTTELFGKSKIRLRPSYFPFTEPSAEIDVYWGLNSETDYRITKGTGWLEIMGCGMVDPAVLKNVNIDPEKYSGYAFGMGIERIVMLLYQMSDIRMFFENDIRTLEQFKTL, encoded by the coding sequence ATGATAGAAAAGATAGAAGAATTACTGGTTGAGGTAAACAGCTTCCATGCGACATCAAAGGAGGAGATCGAAAACTTCCGGATCAAATACAATGGTAAGAAGGGAATTCTGAACGATTTTTTTGAAAAATTTAAAGAAGTTCCAAACGACCAGAAAAAAGATTTCGGACAAAAGATCAATACACTGAAGCAGGCTGTGAACGTAAAATTGGAGGATTTGAAAAATGCTTCAGCATCTTCTATTATCGTAGAGAAAGAAGACCTTACCAGACCGGCTTTTCCTCTTGATCTGGGATCGAGACATCCGATCAACCTGGTAAAAAACAGGATTATCGAGATTTTTAAATCCATTGGTTTTGCTGTGGCAGACGGTCCGGAAATCGAGGACGACTGGCACAACTTTACCGCGCTGAATCTTCCGGAATACCATCCGGCAAGAGATATGCAGGATACCTTTTTCATCGAGCAGAACCCTGATATTTTGTTGAGAACGCATACGTCTTCCGTACAGATCCGTTATATGGAACAGAACCAGCCTCCGATCAGGATTTTATCTCCGGGAAGGGTGTTCCGTAATGAAGCGGTTTCTTCGCGCTCGCACTGTATTTTCCACCAGATTGAAGGATTGTACATTGATGAAAATGTAAGCTTTGCCGATCTTAAACAGACCATCCAGTTCTTTACCACAGAGCTTTTCGGAAAATCCAAAATCAGATTGAGACCGTCTTATTTCCCTTTTACAGAGCCAAGTGCAGAGATTGATGTGTACTGGGGACTGAATTCTGAAACCGATTACAGAATCACCAAAGGAACAGGATGGTTGGAAATCATGGGGTGCGGAATGGTAGACCCTGCGGTTCTTAAAAATGTGAACATCGATCCTGAGAAATATTCGGGATATGCTTTCGGAATGGGGATTGAAAGAATCGTTATGCTTCTTTACCAAATGAGCGATATCAGAATGTTCTTCGA
- a CDS encoding YceI family protein: MKKKLFSLVIPAFFALAAVVSCKKEKPLTSESNEVATTKEGAQYVVDTLNSRVEWKGYKILKSENTSHFGTIKFESGDVTVKDGKLESGKFVADMASLTSEDLKGDQENLDKLNGHLKSKDFFDVEKFPTASFEITKVASSAEGDYNTLLDGNLTIKGITKPIQFKANVSVKNGVASIATEPKDVMREEFGVTFKAPAANGVIKDEVTLQINVKALEKK, translated from the coding sequence ATGAAGAAAAAGCTGTTTTCGTTAGTCATTCCCGCATTTTTTGCCTTGGCGGCGGTGGTTTCCTGTAAAAAGGAAAAGCCTCTTACCAGCGAAAGCAATGAGGTGGCAACAACTAAAGAGGGCGCTCAGTATGTGGTGGACACTCTGAACAGCAGGGTAGAATGGAAAGGTTATAAAATTTTAAAATCTGAAAACACCAGCCACTTCGGAACCATAAAGTTTGAGAGCGGCGACGTTACCGTAAAAGACGGAAAGCTGGAAAGCGGAAAATTCGTTGCCGATATGGCATCCTTAACTTCGGAAGATCTTAAAGGCGATCAGGAAAATTTAGATAAGCTGAACGGGCACCTGAAAAGCAAAGATTTTTTCGATGTGGAAAAATTCCCGACGGCTTCTTTTGAAATTACAAAAGTGGCTTCATCTGCGGAAGGCGACTATAACACCCTTCTGGACGGGAATCTGACGATTAAGGGAATTACCAAGCCGATTCAGTTTAAGGCCAATGTTTCCGTGAAAAACGGAGTGGCCAGCATCGCTACCGAGCCGAAGGACGTGATGCGGGAAGAATTTGGGGTAACCTTTAAAGCTCCGGCCGCCAACGGCGTGATAAAAGACGAGGTAACGCTTCAGATCAACGTAAAAGCTTTGGAAAAGAAATAA
- a CDS encoding sulfate/molybdate ABC transporter ATP-binding protein has product MLLEIRHLNFSYTKEKPLFQDLNLNLEASKIIALAGESGCGKSTLLSLIYGLIDWESGEIIFDGGKLFGPKGNLVPGEANMKFVAQNFDLMPYATVAENVGKFISNINLNKKKETVAELLEVVGLEDFANVLPKYLSGGQQQRVAIARALSVLPKLLILDEPFSNLDFPRKIELREKLFRYVKQNHISLLISTHELQDIIPWLDRIIVLQSGSVIQDGSPEETYRNPYNSYVAKLFGEVNIFSETEKTDFQLPKFSYYPQEIRITENGTEAEVVESRFAGNHYWNKIKARNKELVMYTDHKTEGRIRISFD; this is encoded by the coding sequence ATGCTATTAGAAATTCGTCATCTCAACTTTTCCTATACCAAAGAAAAACCGCTGTTTCAGGACCTTAATCTGAATCTTGAAGCCAGTAAGATCATTGCGCTGGCCGGAGAAAGCGGATGCGGGAAATCGACTTTGCTGAGCCTGATCTACGGACTGATCGACTGGGAAAGCGGAGAAATTATTTTCGACGGCGGGAAACTGTTCGGGCCGAAAGGGAATCTTGTTCCGGGTGAGGCCAACATGAAATTTGTTGCCCAGAATTTCGATCTGATGCCGTATGCCACCGTGGCTGAAAATGTGGGAAAATTTATTTCCAATATCAATTTAAACAAGAAAAAAGAAACCGTAGCCGAACTTCTTGAAGTGGTAGGCCTGGAAGATTTTGCCAACGTCTTACCGAAATACCTCAGCGGTGGCCAGCAGCAGCGGGTGGCTATTGCACGGGCACTTTCCGTGCTTCCGAAACTGCTGATCCTCGATGAGCCTTTCAGCAACCTGGATTTCCCGAGAAAGATCGAACTTCGGGAAAAATTGTTCCGCTATGTGAAACAGAACCATATTTCGCTGCTAATTTCCACCCATGAGCTTCAGGACATCATCCCCTGGCTGGATCGGATCATCGTTCTTCAGAGCGGAAGCGTAATCCAGGACGGCAGCCCTGAAGAAACCTATAGAAATCCTTATAACAGCTATGTTGCAAAACTTTTCGGCGAAGTAAATATTTTCAGCGAGACGGAAAAAACGGATTTTCAGCTACCCAAATTTTCCTATTATCCCCAAGAGATCCGCATCACTGAAAACGGTACGGAAGCGGAAGTCGTGGAAAGCCGGTTTGCAGGAAACCATTACTGGAACAAAATAAAGGCCCGCAATAAAGAACTGGTAATGTACACGGATCATAAAACAGAAGG